One Eurosta solidaginis isolate ZX-2024a chromosome 5, ASM4086904v1, whole genome shotgun sequence DNA segment encodes these proteins:
- the Pex14 gene encoding peroxisomal membrane protein PEX14 isoform X2, which produces MSSNNTDTGDTTIIASTTEIKDDTDAVTAAAPREALIKTAVNFLQNAKVRHTTLMQKRQFLQSKGLTQEEVELACQRAGIFTDDPNMPSSTVINIGSSSHPQMVLQPRQTTFGRIKEVLHNLALLSGVAYAIYLFWKKYVDPFIFGRKKKPVEDTLEDIDKKVDTRLDAVNVELTKIKDQLQEQQREQRQVLNQEFNSFRSDLDAIKGLLLNRKQFAAPLTTGPASIPAWQLASAPHRLHTRNSQSDDNEKVDDAGSGSGSSETEVVTKNSDSSLEIV; this is translated from the exons ATGTCTTCAAACAATACAGACACGGGAGACACCACCATAATCGCCTCGACAACAGAAATAAAGGATGATACAGATGCTGTGACTGCAGCGGCCCCACGTGAAGCACTT ATAAAGACTGctgtaaattttttgcaaaatgcCAAAGTACGGCACACAACTCTTATGCAGAAACGACAGTTTCTACAATCTAAAGGCTTAACTCAAGAGGAAGTGGAGTTAGCATGTCAACGTGCGGGTATATTCACCGATGACCCCAACATGCCGTCGTCCACAGTAATAAATATCGGTAGCTCATCACATCCACAAATGGTTTTGCAGCCAAGACAAACAACTTTTGGACGTATTAAGGAAGTGTTGCATAATTTGGCGTTACTTAGTGGTGTGGCATATGCGATTTACCTATTTTGGAAG AAATATGTAGATCCATTCATATTTGGAAGAAAAAAGAAACCAGTTGAAGATACACTAGAAGATATCGACAAGAAGGTCGACACACGTCTCGATGCGGTTAATGTAGAATTGACAAAGATTAAGGACCAATTGCAAGAACAACAACGTGAACAACGTCAGGTTTTAAATCAAGAATTTAATAGTTTCCGTAGCGACTTAGATGCTATAAAAGGATTATTACTTAATCg TAAACAATTCGCTGCCCCCCTCACTACTGGCCCTGCATCGATACCCGCATGGCAGTTGGCGTCCGCTCCACATCGCCTACACACACGAAACTCGCAATCCGATGATAACGAAAAAGTGGACGATGCTGGCTCTGGTTCGGGTTCATCAGAAACAGAAGTGGTCACCAAGAATAGTGATTCCAGCTTAGAAATTGTGTAG
- the Pex14 gene encoding peroxisomal membrane protein PEX14 isoform X1 has translation MSSNNTDTGDTTIIASTTEIKDDTDAVTAAAPREALIKTAVNFLQNAKVRHTTLMQKRQFLQSKGLTQEEVELACQRAGIFTDDPNMPSSTVINIGSSSHPQMVLQPRQTTFGRIKEVLHNLALLSGVAYAIYLFWKVSTIYILIYKYVDPFIFGRKKKPVEDTLEDIDKKVDTRLDAVNVELTKIKDQLQEQQREQRQVLNQEFNSFRSDLDAIKGLLLNRKQFAAPLTTGPASIPAWQLASAPHRLHTRNSQSDDNEKVDDAGSGSGSSETEVVTKNSDSSLEIV, from the exons ATGTCTTCAAACAATACAGACACGGGAGACACCACCATAATCGCCTCGACAACAGAAATAAAGGATGATACAGATGCTGTGACTGCAGCGGCCCCACGTGAAGCACTT ATAAAGACTGctgtaaattttttgcaaaatgcCAAAGTACGGCACACAACTCTTATGCAGAAACGACAGTTTCTACAATCTAAAGGCTTAACTCAAGAGGAAGTGGAGTTAGCATGTCAACGTGCGGGTATATTCACCGATGACCCCAACATGCCGTCGTCCACAGTAATAAATATCGGTAGCTCATCACATCCACAAATGGTTTTGCAGCCAAGACAAACAACTTTTGGACGTATTAAGGAAGTGTTGCATAATTTGGCGTTACTTAGTGGTGTGGCATATGCGATTTACCTATTTTGGAAGGTTTCTACTATATACATACTAATTTAT AAATATGTAGATCCATTCATATTTGGAAGAAAAAAGAAACCAGTTGAAGATACACTAGAAGATATCGACAAGAAGGTCGACACACGTCTCGATGCGGTTAATGTAGAATTGACAAAGATTAAGGACCAATTGCAAGAACAACAACGTGAACAACGTCAGGTTTTAAATCAAGAATTTAATAGTTTCCGTAGCGACTTAGATGCTATAAAAGGATTATTACTTAATCg TAAACAATTCGCTGCCCCCCTCACTACTGGCCCTGCATCGATACCCGCATGGCAGTTGGCGTCCGCTCCACATCGCCTACACACACGAAACTCGCAATCCGATGATAACGAAAAAGTGGACGATGCTGGCTCTGGTTCGGGTTCATCAGAAACAGAAGTGGTCACCAAGAATAGTGATTCCAGCTTAGAAATTGTGTAG